A window of Brevibacterium ihuae contains these coding sequences:
- the dnaA gene encoding chromosomal replication initiator protein DnaA — protein MSTTSRADDLQEIWQVVLSNLLNDASITAHQKGFLTLAVPKALVEGQLVVLSVRNELTRTTLETHLREPLAREFSAALGHDVTFAIAVDPALDVPVPLPQDAAEATPAPGIPAVPAPASDPSAAEPAPTSSPTPEAPAPVARPAAASAPAGAAPTPADDPSGVSQLNAKYTFDTFVIGASNRFAHAAAFAVAESPAKAYNPLFIYGDSGLGKTHLLHAIGHYAAQLYPNIRVRYVSSEEFVNDFINTIGASTSSSLRPAFQRRYREVDILMIDDIQFLQGKDATVEEFFHTFNALHNEHKQVVITSDQPPKMLKGFEERLRSRFEWGLLTDVQPPDLETRFAILRNKAAGEGLAVPDDVLEYIASRISSNIRELEGALIRVSAFANLNDQAIEVGLAETVLKDFITHEDTPEITATDIMGQTAAYFGLTLDDLCGASRSRTLTTARQIAMYLCRELTDLSLPKIGQEFGGRDHTTVMHANKKIRTQMAERRALYTQVTELTNRIKQQHRL, from the coding sequence GTGAGCACGACGAGCCGGGCCGACGACCTGCAGGAGATCTGGCAGGTCGTCCTGTCGAATCTGCTCAACGATGCGAGCATCACCGCCCACCAGAAGGGGTTCCTCACCCTCGCCGTGCCGAAAGCGCTCGTCGAAGGGCAGCTCGTCGTCCTCTCGGTGCGCAACGAGCTCACCCGGACGACCCTCGAGACCCACCTCCGGGAGCCGCTCGCCCGCGAGTTCTCCGCGGCGCTCGGCCACGACGTCACCTTCGCGATCGCCGTCGACCCCGCCCTCGACGTCCCCGTTCCGCTGCCGCAGGATGCCGCCGAGGCCACCCCCGCGCCGGGGATCCCCGCAGTCCCCGCACCGGCGAGCGACCCCTCGGCGGCCGAACCCGCTCCCACCTCCTCCCCCACACCCGAGGCTCCGGCACCGGTCGCCCGACCCGCCGCCGCCTCGGCCCCGGCCGGCGCCGCGCCCACGCCCGCCGACGATCCGAGCGGGGTGTCCCAGCTCAACGCGAAGTACACCTTCGACACCTTCGTCATCGGCGCCTCGAACCGCTTCGCCCATGCAGCGGCCTTCGCCGTCGCCGAATCGCCGGCAAAGGCGTACAACCCGCTCTTCATCTACGGCGACTCCGGGCTCGGCAAGACCCACCTCCTCCACGCGATCGGCCACTACGCCGCGCAGCTCTACCCGAACATCCGGGTCCGCTACGTCTCGAGCGAGGAGTTCGTCAACGACTTCATCAACACCATCGGCGCCTCGACCTCGAGCTCGCTGCGGCCGGCGTTCCAGCGCCGCTACCGCGAGGTCGACATCCTCATGATCGACGACATCCAGTTCCTCCAGGGCAAGGACGCCACCGTCGAGGAGTTCTTCCACACCTTCAACGCCCTGCACAACGAGCACAAGCAGGTCGTCATCACCTCCGACCAGCCGCCCAAGATGCTCAAGGGGTTCGAGGAGCGCCTCCGCTCCCGCTTCGAATGGGGGCTCCTCACCGACGTGCAGCCGCCCGACCTCGAGACCCGGTTCGCGATCCTGCGGAACAAGGCCGCCGGCGAGGGTCTCGCCGTTCCCGACGACGTGCTCGAGTACATCGCCTCCCGGATCTCGTCGAACATCCGGGAGCTCGAGGGTGCGCTCATCCGCGTCTCCGCCTTCGCCAACCTCAACGATCAGGCGATCGAGGTCGGACTCGCCGAGACCGTGCTCAAGGACTTCATCACCCACGAGGACACCCCGGAGATCACCGCCACGGACATCATGGGGCAGACGGCTGCGTACTTCGGCCTCACCCTCGACGACCTGTGCGGCGCGAGCCGCTCGCGCACGCTCACCACCGCGCGCCAGATCGCGATGTACCTGTGCCGCGAGCTCACCGACCTCTCCCTGCCGAAGATCGGACAGGAGTTCGGCGGGCGCGACCACACGACGGTCATGCACGCGAACAAGAAGATTCGAACACAGATGGCCGAGCGGAGAGCGCTCTACACCCAGGTCACCGAGCTCACAAACCGCATCAAACAACAGCATCGGCTGTGA
- the rpmH gene encoding 50S ribosomal protein L34 encodes MSKRTFQPNTRKRAKTHGFRLRMRTRAGRAILASRRRKGRRALSA; translated from the coding sequence GTGAGCAAGCGTACTTTCCAGCCCAACACCCGCAAGCGCGCCAAGACCCACGGCTTCCGTCTGCGCATGCGGACGCGCGCCGGTCGCGCCATCCTGGCCTCGCGTCGCCGCAAGGGACGCCGCGCGCTGTCCGCCTGA
- the rnpA gene encoding ribonuclease P protein component produces the protein MLPGRNRIHQGDDFRRVFRTGRKSGTKHLVIYFLPTADESHAPRVGFVVSRAVGNAVTRNRVKRRLRAIMHSRLPGLAAGDMVVIRALPAAAGADFAGLEQSVGRAFERLAR, from the coding sequence GTGCTTCCGGGGAGGAACCGGATCCATCAGGGCGACGACTTCCGCCGCGTCTTCCGCACCGGACGGAAATCCGGGACGAAGCACCTGGTGATTTATTTCCTGCCGACAGCTGATGAATCCCACGCCCCGCGCGTGGGATTCGTCGTCTCCAGAGCAGTGGGCAATGCCGTGACCCGGAACCGCGTCAAGCGCCGGCTGCGGGCCATCATGCACTCCCGGCTCCCCGGTCTCGCCGCCGGGGACATGGTCGTCATCCGTGCGCTGCCGGCCGCTGCCGGCGCGGACTTCGCCGGCCTCGAGCAGTCGGTCGGCCGGGCCTTCGAACGGCTCGCCCGGTGA
- the yidD gene encoding membrane protein insertion efficiency factor YidD, with translation MRHGEDTPSSLPARPSGRWAAVLHGARIAPRMPFVWFMRLYRLLISPLYGDVCRYYPSCSKYALDAFEAQGAVRGLGLTAWRVLRCNPFSPGGVDYAPGSLMEHRSREIEAGRRSGTMYRDLNTDDRADPRPRRD, from the coding sequence GTGAGGCACGGCGAGGACACCCCGTCGTCCCTGCCGGCTCGCCCCTCGGGGCGCTGGGCAGCGGTGCTCCACGGCGCACGCATCGCTCCGCGGATGCCCTTCGTGTGGTTCATGCGGCTGTATCGGCTGCTCATCTCACCCCTGTACGGTGACGTGTGCCGGTACTACCCGAGCTGTTCGAAGTACGCGCTCGACGCCTTCGAGGCGCAGGGTGCGGTGCGGGGACTCGGTCTGACGGCGTGGCGGGTGCTGCGCTGCAATCCGTTCTCCCCGGGCGGCGTCGACTACGCTCCGGGGTCGCTCATGGAGCACCGGAGCCGGGAGATCGAGGCCGGGCGCAGAAGTGGCACAATGTATCGAGACCTCAACACGGACGACCGCGCCGATCCGCGGCCAAGGAGAGACTGA
- the yidC gene encoding membrane protein insertase YidC, giving the protein MSWIDNLLLPLQWVVAWILAIFHQVFTSLGMNADSGWTWVLSIAGLTVVIRGVLIPLFVYQIKAQRKMQLIQPDIQRLQAKYKGKKDQFSRQAMAEEQMALFKKHGTNPWASCLPLLVQLPIFFSLFRVINNTHGVAVGDLPPIGGMTQALAQSADSATIFSIPLQATFLSDGIGVKALTAVLIIIMGVTQFITQKQMMTKNMSEAAMNNPFMQQQKMLLYIMPVVFAVGGIYFPLGVLVYWLVSNTWTMVQQFVVIRNMPAPGSKAEKELMERRAKKGKSPLPGSKPIEMTPEPEAPAGGQRQQPVSKARQKKKKKK; this is encoded by the coding sequence ATGTCATGGATTGACAATCTGCTTCTGCCCCTGCAGTGGGTGGTCGCGTGGATCCTCGCAATATTCCACCAGGTGTTCACCAGCCTGGGCATGAACGCCGACAGCGGCTGGACCTGGGTCCTGTCGATCGCCGGTCTCACCGTGGTGATCCGCGGCGTCCTCATCCCGCTCTTCGTCTACCAGATCAAGGCGCAGCGCAAGATGCAGCTGATCCAGCCGGACATCCAGCGGCTGCAGGCGAAGTACAAGGGCAAGAAGGATCAGTTCTCCCGGCAGGCCATGGCCGAGGAGCAGATGGCGCTGTTCAAGAAGCACGGAACGAATCCGTGGGCATCCTGCCTGCCGCTGCTCGTCCAGCTGCCGATCTTCTTCTCCCTCTTCCGCGTCATCAACAACACCCACGGCGTCGCCGTGGGTGATCTGCCGCCGATCGGCGGGATGACCCAGGCGCTCGCCCAGTCGGCGGACTCCGCGACGATCTTCTCCATCCCGCTGCAGGCGACCTTCCTGTCCGACGGGATCGGCGTCAAGGCCCTGACGGCCGTCCTCATCATCATCATGGGTGTCACGCAGTTCATCACCCAGAAGCAGATGATGACGAAGAACATGTCCGAAGCCGCGATGAACAACCCGTTCATGCAGCAGCAGAAGATGCTCCTCTACATCATGCCGGTGGTGTTCGCCGTCGGCGGCATCTACTTCCCGCTCGGTGTGCTCGTCTACTGGCTCGTGTCGAACACCTGGACGATGGTCCAGCAGTTCGTCGTCATCCGGAACATGCCGGCGCCGGGATCGAAGGCCGAGAAGGAGCTCATGGAGCGGCGGGCGAAGAAGGGCAAGTCCCCGCTGCCCGGATCGAAGCCGATCGAGATGACCCCGGAGCCCGAGGCGCCCGCCGGAGGCCAGCGCCAGCAGCCGGTGAGCAAGGCCCGCCAGAAGAAAAAGAAGAAGAAGTAA
- a CDS encoding protein jag, whose protein sequence is MTENTQPDPVTSAEAAPVDADATTAENAAEDTRPTRAQMLEEEGEIAADYLEELLDIADVDGDIDIDVADGRAEVAIVCEDEDSNLSTLVGRDGAVLTALQELTRLAVQTSTGQRSWLMLDIDGYRDRRKDDLRALADRAIEKVNESGEPYTCRPMNSFERKVVHDQAAKAGLRSESEGEGDRRHVVIHAQ, encoded by the coding sequence ATGACCGAGAACACCCAGCCCGATCCGGTGACCAGCGCCGAGGCCGCACCCGTGGACGCGGATGCGACCACCGCGGAGAACGCCGCCGAGGACACCCGGCCCACCCGCGCGCAGATGCTCGAGGAGGAGGGGGAGATCGCGGCGGACTACCTCGAGGAGCTCCTCGACATCGCTGACGTCGACGGTGACATCGACATCGACGTCGCCGACGGTCGAGCCGAGGTCGCCATCGTGTGCGAGGACGAGGACTCCAATCTGTCCACCCTCGTCGGGCGCGACGGCGCGGTCCTCACCGCCCTCCAGGAGCTCACGCGCCTCGCCGTGCAGACGAGCACCGGCCAGCGCTCGTGGCTCATGCTCGACATCGACGGGTACCGGGATCGTCGCAAGGACGACCTGCGGGCCCTGGCGGATCGCGCCATCGAGAAGGTCAACGAGTCCGGAGAGCCGTACACGTGCCGCCCGATGAACTCCTTCGAGCGCAAGGTCGTCCACGACCAGGCTGCGAAGGCAGGCCTCCGCTCGGAATCCGAGGGCGAGGGCGATCGCAGGCACGTGGTCATCCACGCGCAGTGA
- the rsmG gene encoding 16S rRNA (guanine(527)-N(7))-methyltransferase RsmG, with translation MSAVEREPAYAAEVFGDRIAAARRYAEHLATTGVEWGLIGPRELPRLWTRHILNCAVVAELITPDDVVGDVGSGAGLPGIPLALAQPNARYVLVEPMERRVDWLQIVVDDLGLENVRIVRARVEDLVDDEIFTAVTARAVKSLAVLVEWCAPVLGPGGRILALKGASVDAEIDKAKKQIRRARLSEAVVHELGVGALETPTRVVELRRH, from the coding sequence ATGAGTGCGGTCGAGCGGGAGCCGGCCTACGCCGCCGAAGTGTTCGGCGACAGGATCGCGGCCGCTCGCCGCTATGCCGAGCATCTTGCGACCACCGGGGTGGAATGGGGCCTCATCGGTCCGCGGGAGCTGCCCCGGCTCTGGACCCGCCACATCCTCAACTGTGCGGTCGTCGCCGAGCTCATCACCCCGGACGACGTCGTCGGGGATGTGGGATCGGGAGCGGGACTCCCGGGCATCCCCTTGGCGCTCGCTCAGCCGAACGCTCGCTACGTCCTCGTCGAGCCGATGGAGAGACGCGTCGACTGGCTGCAGATCGTTGTGGACGACCTCGGGCTCGAGAACGTCCGGATCGTGCGCGCACGGGTGGAGGATCTCGTCGACGACGAGATCTTCACCGCAGTCACCGCACGTGCAGTGAAGTCGCTCGCGGTCCTCGTCGAGTGGTGCGCTCCGGTGCTCGGGCCGGGCGGCCGAATCCTTGCGCTCAAGGGCGCGTCCGTGGACGCGGAGATCGACAAGGCGAAGAAGCAGATCCGGCGAGCGCGCCTGAGCGAAGCAGTCGTCCACGAACTCGGTGTCGGGGCGCTCGAGACGCCGACGCGGGTGGTGGAGCTCCGGCGGCACTGA
- a CDS encoding ParA family protein has product MPIMDESTPLGAEIARDNRRAQRLEATTFPRPDVTRIFTIANQKGGVGKTTSAVNIAAALSVQGLRVLVIDIDPQGNASTALGIEHSTDVNSIYDVLIDDLPMADAVAQCPDLENLVCVPATIDLAGAEIELVSLVAREQRLQKALTTYLAEREDAGDRVDYVIIDCPPSLGLLTVNAFVAAREVLIPIQCEYYALEGLSQLLKNIQLIQKHLNPELQVSTILLTMFDGRTNLSSQVAEDVRAHFPRQVLDVAIPRSVRISEAPSYRQTVITYEPNSSGALSYREAAEQISMRGVKKNG; this is encoded by the coding sequence ATGCCGATCATGGATGAGTCGACTCCCCTCGGGGCAGAGATCGCGCGCGACAACCGCCGCGCGCAGAGGCTCGAGGCGACCACCTTTCCGCGTCCAGACGTGACGCGGATCTTCACGATCGCGAATCAGAAGGGCGGGGTCGGGAAGACGACGAGCGCGGTCAACATCGCAGCGGCGCTGTCGGTCCAGGGTCTGCGGGTCCTCGTCATCGACATCGATCCGCAGGGCAACGCGAGCACCGCATTGGGGATCGAGCACTCGACCGACGTCAACAGCATCTACGACGTGCTCATCGATGACCTGCCGATGGCGGACGCCGTTGCCCAGTGCCCCGACCTCGAGAACCTCGTCTGTGTTCCCGCGACGATCGATCTCGCGGGCGCGGAGATCGAGCTCGTGTCACTCGTCGCGCGAGAGCAGAGGCTCCAGAAGGCCCTGACGACCTACCTCGCCGAGCGCGAGGATGCCGGCGACCGCGTCGACTACGTCATCATCGATTGTCCCCCGAGCCTGGGGCTTCTCACCGTCAACGCATTCGTCGCCGCTCGGGAGGTGCTCATCCCGATCCAGTGCGAGTACTACGCTCTCGAGGGTCTGAGCCAGCTGCTCAAGAACATCCAGCTCATCCAGAAGCACCTCAATCCCGAGCTGCAGGTGAGCACGATCCTGCTGACAATGTTCGACGGGCGGACGAACCTCAGCTCGCAGGTCGCCGAAGATGTGCGCGCCCACTTCCCCCGACAGGTCCTCGATGTCGCCATCCCCCGGTCGGTGAGGATCTCTGAGGCGCCGAGCTACAGGCAGACCGTCATCACCTATGAACCGAACTCGTCGGGTGCGCTGTCGTACCGCGAGGCAGCGGAACAGATCTCAATGCGAGGAGTGAAGAAGAATGGCTGA
- a CDS encoding ParB/RepB/Spo0J family partition protein, translating into MAERRRGLGRGLGALIPDVVTEERPIDVFFPSQEGSGDVSRETSEERSSKDPAVSMRRARTDKKAKPGTKRSSSTTKAGAAKDSGSAAGDVATGKTVKTVEKSSPTEQTVSASRTTTTPARDVADRSAASESASRGDDVSRETSLESVPGTAFGLLPVESISANPRQPRAIFDEDALDELVHSIREVGVLQPVVVRLVDAEAPRYELIMGERRLRASREAGLETVPAIIRQVDDVDLLRDALLENLHRADLNPLEEAAAYQQLLDDFQCTQEELSTRIGRSRPQITNTLRLLKLPPLVQRRVAAGVISQGHARAILGLVDAAAMEVLAQRVVAEGLSVRATEEAVVLLNRGDRVNVSRETPALDPELSGLARSLGDQLDTRVRITMGKRKGRISVDFANEDDLTRILGVLGLSPSSDGNTSDNP; encoded by the coding sequence ATGGCTGAACGTCGACGCGGCCTGGGTCGTGGACTCGGAGCGCTGATCCCGGATGTAGTGACCGAAGAGCGGCCGATCGATGTGTTCTTCCCCTCTCAGGAGGGTTCTGGGGATGTTTCACGTGAAACGTCGGAGGAACGCTCCTCGAAGGACCCCGCCGTGTCGATGCGCCGGGCTCGCACCGATAAGAAGGCAAAGCCGGGAACCAAGCGTTCCTCGTCGACGACCAAGGCCGGGGCGGCGAAGGATTCCGGCAGTGCTGCGGGAGATGTCGCGACAGGCAAGACAGTGAAGACAGTCGAGAAATCGTCTCCCACCGAGCAGACGGTGTCGGCCTCGCGCACCACGACGACGCCGGCGCGTGACGTCGCTGACCGATCGGCAGCCAGCGAATCAGCTTCGCGCGGGGACGACGTTTCACGTGAAACATCGTTGGAGTCGGTTCCCGGGACTGCGTTCGGACTCCTCCCCGTCGAATCCATCAGCGCGAATCCTCGCCAGCCCCGCGCGATCTTCGATGAGGATGCTCTCGATGAGCTCGTCCATTCGATCCGTGAGGTCGGTGTCCTGCAGCCCGTGGTCGTGCGGCTCGTCGACGCCGAAGCACCTCGTTATGAGCTCATCATGGGCGAACGGCGACTCCGTGCATCGCGTGAGGCTGGTCTCGAGACCGTTCCGGCGATCATTCGACAGGTCGACGACGTCGATCTGCTCCGTGATGCCCTGCTGGAGAACCTGCACCGGGCCGATCTCAATCCGCTTGAAGAGGCGGCTGCGTATCAGCAGCTGCTCGACGACTTCCAGTGCACCCAGGAGGAGCTGTCGACCCGTATCGGCAGATCGCGTCCGCAGATCACCAACACGCTGCGCCTTCTCAAGCTCCCGCCCCTCGTGCAGCGCCGGGTTGCCGCCGGCGTGATCTCTCAGGGTCACGCCCGGGCGATCCTCGGTCTCGTCGACGCCGCGGCGATGGAGGTGCTCGCACAACGGGTTGTCGCGGAAGGCCTGTCCGTACGCGCGACGGAAGAGGCTGTGGTCCTCCTCAACCGGGGTGATCGGGTGAATGTTTCACGTGAAACGCCCGCACTGGACCCGGAACTCTCCGGCTTGGCTCGTTCTCTCGGGGATCAGCTGGATACTCGGGTGCGTATCACCATGGGTAAGCGGAAGGGCAGGATCAGCGTCGACTTCGCGAATGAGGACGATCTCACGCGCATCCTCGGGGTTCTGGGACTTTCGCCCTCGTCGGACGGGAACACGTCGGATAATCCCTGA
- a CDS encoding N-acetylmuramoyl-L-alanine amidase, with translation MTPTSRFPSLSEGDRSDILLATKAQLSRLGYAVGDERSPEFDHQFDSVVRRFQQDRGLLCDGLLGPETFSQIELARHRLGDRVLRFDPVRPLVGDDVAELQKALSRLGIYTHRVDYVFAEATDAAVREAQTGLGLRPDGIAGPTTLAGLRAVHRDQSVGNVFALQERARVTASGPSLAGRVIVIEADTSSTDFFRTHYTPENRELASAYATDIARRLEGRLSALGAATVFLSGEHGRGSLGDELGASAIITINIDSQRNRNAQGAATYYFGRADDGSVASPVGRALADLAQKEMCARTEFLDCRTHPRTWESLRAVRSPKIHVMPGYISNESDRAALENADVRDAVAESIAVSVQRLYLRDEVDPPTGTLDLAAVRAQL, from the coding sequence ATGACTCCGACCTCACGCTTCCCCTCCCTCTCCGAAGGGGACCGCAGCGACATCCTGCTGGCGACCAAAGCCCAGCTGTCGCGCCTGGGATATGCGGTCGGAGACGAACGTTCCCCGGAATTCGATCACCAGTTCGATTCCGTGGTCCGCAGGTTCCAGCAGGACCGGGGATTGCTGTGCGACGGGCTGCTCGGACCGGAGACCTTCAGTCAGATCGAACTCGCACGCCACCGCCTGGGCGATCGCGTGCTCCGCTTCGACCCCGTGCGCCCCCTCGTCGGAGATGACGTCGCCGAGCTCCAGAAGGCGCTGAGCCGGCTCGGCATCTACACCCACCGCGTCGACTACGTCTTCGCCGAGGCCACCGACGCCGCGGTCCGCGAGGCCCAGACCGGCCTCGGCCTCCGCCCCGACGGCATCGCCGGCCCCACGACCCTCGCCGGGCTGCGCGCCGTCCACCGCGATCAGAGCGTCGGCAACGTCTTCGCCCTCCAGGAGCGCGCACGCGTGACCGCCTCCGGTCCGTCGCTGGCCGGCCGGGTCATCGTCATCGAAGCCGACACCTCCTCCACCGACTTCTTCCGCACGCACTACACCCCTGAGAACCGGGAGCTCGCGAGCGCGTACGCCACCGACATCGCCCGTCGTCTCGAAGGACGGCTCTCCGCGCTCGGCGCGGCGACCGTCTTCCTCTCCGGTGAGCACGGCCGCGGGTCGCTCGGCGACGAGCTCGGCGCCTCCGCCATCATCACCATCAACATCGACAGCCAACGAAACCGGAACGCTCAGGGTGCAGCGACCTACTACTTCGGCAGGGCGGACGACGGGTCCGTCGCCTCGCCCGTGGGCAGAGCCCTCGCCGACCTCGCGCAGAAGGAGATGTGCGCCCGCACCGAGTTCCTCGACTGCCGCACGCACCCCCGCACCTGGGAATCGCTCCGCGCAGTCCGGTCACCGAAGATCCACGTCATGCCCGGCTACATCAGCAACGAATCCGATCGCGCGGCTCTCGAGAACGCGGACGTCCGGGACGCCGTGGCCGAATCGATCGCGGTGTCGGTGCAGCGACTCTACCTCCGCGATGAGGTCGATCCGCCGACGGGAACGCTCGATCTGGCAGCGGTTCGCGCACAGCTCTGA
- the trxA gene encoding thioredoxin — protein sequence MSKEVTDATFDAEVLQSDKPVLVDFWAPWCGPCRMVSPIVDEIAEEQADSLTVVKVNTDENMETAAKYGITSIPALYVFKDGEVAKTIIGARPKPALLQELAEFTG from the coding sequence ATGTCCAAGGAAGTCACCGACGCCACGTTCGACGCCGAGGTCCTGCAGTCCGATAAGCCCGTCCTCGTGGACTTCTGGGCGCCCTGGTGCGGCCCGTGCCGCATGGTGTCCCCGATCGTCGACGAGATCGCCGAGGAGCAGGCCGACTCGCTCACGGTCGTCAAGGTCAACACCGACGAGAACATGGAGACCGCCGCGAAGTACGGGATCACCTCGATTCCCGCCCTCTACGTCTTCAAGGACGGCGAGGTCGCCAAGACGATCATCGGCGCCCGCCCGAAGCCCGCGCTGCTCCAGGAGCTCGCCGAGTTCACGGGCTGA
- the trxB gene encoding thioredoxin-disulfide reductase, with protein MTEHPLVIIGSGPAGYTAAIYAARANLSPVVIAGSVTAGGELMNTTDVENFPGFPTGIQGPELMENMREQAERFGAQVVYDDVSEIRFEPGAHGITTALGSEYTAQAVILATGSAYRELGLPNEKALSGHGVSWCATCDGFFFKDQHIAVVGGGDSALEEATFLTRFASKVTLIHRRQELRASQAMQDRAKSDPKLEFLLDAEVAEIHGDTGLTGLTVRSTATGETSELPVTGLFVAIGSDPRTDLFKDALEIRPDGYLAVDGRSSRTTVPGVFAAGDVIDPVYRQAITAAGSGCVAATDAEHYLASLND; from the coding sequence ATGACCGAACACCCGCTCGTCATCATCGGCTCCGGCCCCGCCGGCTACACCGCGGCCATCTACGCCGCGCGCGCGAATCTCTCGCCCGTGGTCATCGCCGGCTCGGTCACCGCCGGCGGCGAACTCATGAACACCACCGATGTCGAGAACTTCCCCGGGTTCCCCACGGGCATCCAGGGACCCGAACTCATGGAGAACATGCGCGAGCAGGCCGAGCGCTTCGGTGCTCAGGTCGTCTACGACGACGTCTCCGAGATCCGGTTCGAGCCGGGAGCCCATGGCATCACCACCGCGCTGGGCAGCGAGTACACCGCCCAGGCGGTCATCCTCGCCACCGGATCGGCGTATCGCGAGCTCGGCCTGCCGAACGAGAAGGCGCTGTCCGGCCACGGCGTGAGCTGGTGCGCGACCTGCGACGGCTTCTTCTTCAAGGACCAGCACATCGCGGTCGTCGGAGGCGGCGATTCCGCCCTCGAGGAGGCGACCTTCCTCACCCGCTTCGCCTCGAAGGTCACTCTCATCCATCGGCGCCAGGAGCTTCGCGCCTCGCAGGCGATGCAGGACCGTGCGAAGTCCGACCCGAAGCTCGAGTTCCTCCTCGACGCGGAGGTCGCGGAGATCCACGGCGACACCGGCCTTACCGGGCTCACCGTCCGGAGCACGGCCACCGGCGAGACGAGCGAACTGCCCGTCACCGGCCTCTTCGTCGCGATCGGATCCGATCCGCGGACCGATCTGTTCAAGGACGCTCTCGAGATCCGTCCCGACGGGTACCTCGCCGTCGACGGACGCAGCTCCCGCACCACCGTTCCCGGCGTCTTCGCCGCCGGCGACGTCATCGATCCCGTCTACCGTCAGGCGATCACGGCCGCCGGCTCCGGCTGCGTGGCAGCCACCGACGCCGAGCACTACCTCGCCTCGCTCAACGATTAA